One part of the Candidatus Mancarchaeum acidiphilum genome encodes these proteins:
- a CDS encoding archaeal proteasome endopeptidase complex subunit alpha encodes MYPNIQAYDRGVMFSPDGRLFQVEYAKEAVKKGSTAIGIVADAGVVIAAHRNINESLVVPETLQKIFKIDPYICATYSGMISDGLHLVSMMREKTQSHRMIYDETEPVETLAREMAEEMLTATEYGGLRPFAVSTLVGGVDTKPRLFEVDPAGALAGYKADAIGSGKKTATEILSKEYKDGMALDEAIKLAVSIIKKINENKLDSNNLEISTISKGKGFKFFDQKTIESYF; translated from the coding sequence ATGTATCCAAACATACAAGCATATGACAGAGGGGTTATGTTCAGTCCAGATGGGAGGCTTTTTCAGGTTGAATACGCCAAGGAAGCAGTTAAAAAAGGATCAACCGCTATAGGAATAGTGGCAGATGCAGGGGTTGTCATTGCAGCCCACAGGAACATCAATGAATCTTTGGTAGTGCCTGAAACATTGCAGAAGATCTTCAAAATAGATCCGTATATATGTGCTACATATAGCGGAATGATATCTGACGGGTTGCACCTTGTCAGCATGATGAGGGAAAAGACCCAGAGCCATAGGATGATATACGACGAGACAGAGCCTGTCGAAACGTTGGCAAGGGAAATGGCAGAGGAGATGCTTACAGCTACAGAGTATGGGGGCTTAAGGCCTTTTGCAGTTTCAACTCTTGTAGGAGGCGTTGATACAAAGCCAAGGCTATTCGAAGTAGACCCTGCAGGTGCTTTGGCAGGATACAAGGCTGATGCAATAGGATCGGGCAAAAAGACCGCAACGGAGATTCTATCCAAGGAGTACAAGGATGGAATGGCGTTGGATGAAGCGATAAAGCTTGCAGTTTCAATAATAAAGAAGATAAATGAAAACAAGCTGGATTCAAACAACCTAGAGATATCAACAATTTCAAAAGGCAAGGGATTCAAGTTTTTTGATCAAAAAACTATAGAGTCTTACTTTTGA
- a CDS encoding Glu/Leu/Phe/Val family dehydrogenase, which translates to MAEELNPFKIAQEQLDQAAKIMNLDENAHQILREPFEIITVHIPVKMHDGSVKLFEGFRVHHNNARGPMKGGIRFYPTETVDEVKALSEWMTWKCALANLPFGGAKGGVICNPKELTANELEQLSRGYIRAVRAFVSPKIDIPAPDVYTTPQIMAWMMDEYSKLVGHNEFGTITGKPLEVGGSEGRNDSTAMGAMFVLREAAKKLNIDLKTAKIAVQGFGNAGMFAYTLSKKLFGAKVVAISDSKGAVYDEKGLDLDKLEKAKKETGSVQGYEGGKKLTNEELLESDVDILIPAAIESQITAENAGKIRAKLVLELANGPVTPDADKILFDKGILDLPDFLVNSGGVIGSYFEWVQNNEGYYWTAEEVYSKLDTIITKSFYDMMKVQEDYLSKGTKITPRNAAYIIAVDRVAKAMKLRGWY; encoded by the coding sequence ATGGCAGAAGAACTTAATCCTTTTAAGATAGCACAGGAACAGCTTGACCAAGCTGCAAAGATAATGAATTTGGATGAAAATGCGCACCAAATATTAAGGGAACCTTTTGAGATAATAACCGTTCACATACCTGTAAAGATGCATGACGGATCCGTCAAGCTTTTTGAAGGCTTCAGGGTGCACCACAACAATGCAAGAGGGCCAATGAAGGGAGGCATAAGATTCTACCCAACAGAAACAGTTGACGAGGTAAAAGCGCTTTCTGAATGGATGACATGGAAATGTGCCCTTGCAAACCTTCCTTTTGGAGGTGCAAAGGGAGGCGTCATTTGCAATCCAAAAGAATTGACCGCGAATGAACTGGAGCAGCTTTCAAGAGGCTACATAAGAGCGGTAAGGGCATTCGTAAGCCCTAAAATAGACATCCCTGCCCCTGACGTCTATACGACTCCCCAGATCATGGCTTGGATGATGGATGAATACAGCAAGCTTGTAGGCCATAATGAATTCGGTACAATAACAGGGAAGCCATTGGAGGTAGGAGGGTCAGAAGGAAGGAACGATTCAACTGCAATGGGGGCCATGTTCGTGCTCAGAGAAGCGGCAAAGAAGCTGAATATTGATTTGAAGACAGCCAAAATTGCAGTTCAAGGTTTCGGAAATGCCGGGATGTTCGCTTATACTCTTTCAAAGAAACTTTTCGGAGCCAAAGTTGTAGCAATAAGCGATTCCAAGGGAGCAGTATACGATGAAAAGGGGCTTGATCTGGATAAGCTCGAGAAGGCAAAGAAAGAAACCGGTTCAGTGCAGGGATACGAAGGCGGAAAGAAGCTCACGAATGAAGAACTACTGGAAAGCGATGTGGACATACTAATACCTGCAGCGATAGAAAGCCAGATAACTGCAGAGAATGCAGGAAAGATAAGGGCAAAATTAGTATTAGAACTAGCAAACGGGCCCGTGACACCTGATGCCGACAAGATCCTATTCGACAAAGGAATATTGGACCTTCCCGATTTCCTGGTAAACAGCGGAGGCGTGATAGGGTCGTATTTCGAGTGGGTGCAGAACAATGAAGGATACTATTGGACAGCAGAAGAGGTATATTCCAAGCTCGATACAATAATAACAAAATCCTTCTATGATATGATGAAGGTTCAGGAGGATTACCTTTCAAAAGGCACAAAGATAACCCCAAGAAATGCAGCCTACATAATAGCTGTTGACAGAGTGGCAAAAGCGATGAAACTAAGAGGATGGTACTGA
- a CDS encoding Cdc6/Cdc18 family protein: protein MQTLNDLLAESKIFQNREVLSPHYIPKKLIFREKEINDIEKAIAPSLKGEKGRNLFIYGKTGTGKTTCTKYVINEISTLPNIKTKISYINCRIYNSRYRVLNKIVSDHLPNYAKRGFGTVDLYEKLINWMEEDTKVLVIALDEIDMVKDLDDLIYTLTRINSDIRFGGVSIIGISNNVSFKDDLDPRSLSALYESELVFPSYYANELYAIIKDRVIEGFKENAISDEVLHYIAAAAAKEGGDARFSLNVLSEAGEYAELNNEDSVKMADAEKAIQKAGEDAVYELISTLPYDQKLVLYSIVLIAESGGSYKKLSDGIDTYIFSGEIYSRYKSLAEGLHKTFKSERWYRNYISELETYGLISSFESGKGIRGHTKLIKLIYPSKKIKKVIESDLFSVSDPKSPDEK, encoded by the coding sequence ATGCAAACATTGAACGATCTATTAGCAGAATCAAAAATCTTCCAGAACAGGGAGGTGCTTTCTCCGCATTATATACCAAAGAAACTTATATTCAGGGAGAAAGAAATAAACGACATAGAAAAAGCAATAGCCCCTTCCCTGAAAGGCGAAAAAGGCAGGAATCTATTTATTTATGGCAAGACCGGCACCGGAAAGACAACTTGCACAAAATATGTGATAAACGAGATAAGTACGCTCCCAAATATAAAGACTAAAATATCCTACATAAACTGCCGGATATACAATTCAAGATACAGGGTGCTCAACAAGATTGTAAGCGACCATCTGCCAAATTATGCCAAGAGGGGATTTGGCACCGTTGACTTATATGAGAAGCTCATAAACTGGATGGAAGAGGACACAAAAGTCCTTGTAATAGCATTGGACGAAATAGATATGGTAAAAGACCTTGATGATTTAATATATACCTTAACACGGATAAACAGCGATATAAGGTTCGGCGGGGTAAGCATAATAGGGATATCAAACAACGTTTCATTCAAGGACGACCTTGATCCCCGCAGCCTGTCTGCCCTATACGAATCGGAACTGGTATTTCCATCATATTATGCAAATGAGCTTTATGCAATAATAAAAGATAGGGTAATTGAGGGATTTAAGGAAAATGCGATATCGGATGAAGTTCTGCACTACATTGCGGCTGCGGCAGCCAAGGAAGGCGGAGATGCAAGGTTCTCATTGAACGTCCTTTCGGAAGCCGGAGAATATGCAGAACTAAACAACGAGGATTCCGTAAAGATGGCAGATGCCGAAAAAGCAATACAAAAGGCCGGAGAAGATGCGGTCTATGAATTAATATCAACACTTCCATATGACCAAAAGCTTGTCCTATACTCCATAGTGCTTATAGCGGAAAGCGGAGGTTCATACAAGAAACTTAGCGATGGAATAGACACTTACATATTCAGCGGCGAAATCTACAGCAGGTACAAATCACTGGCGGAAGGGCTTCACAAAACATTCAAGAGCGAGAGATGGTACCGCAATTACATATCGGAGCTGGAGACCTATGGGCTAATATCATCATTTGAATCCGGAAAAGGCATAAGGGGCCATACAAAGCTTATAAAGCTTATATATCCATCGAAGAAGATAAAGAAAGTGATCGAATCCGATCTATTCAGCGTTTCAGACCCTAAAAGCCCAGATGAAAAATAA
- the mtnP gene encoding S-methyl-5'-thioadenosine phosphorylase, with amino-acid sequence MAEAIPVHSNAKIAIIGGSGLYSLFEGQTEEVEVQTKYGSPSGKISLGKINGRDIAFLPRHGINHTIPPHKINYRANIEALAQLGVERIISTTAVGSLSVEIEPGAFVFPDQFINSTHRSEETFFDGPQVAHISTADPYCEEIRSIAIDDSDNLGINYIDGATVVTINGPRFSTKAESKMFRSLGGDIINMTQYPEIALAREKAMCYFSIAIVTDYDSGLEGREDINPVTTDDVNRKFAEGIKSLRLLLDSLAKDIPEKRGCSCSHVLDNAFMNKM; translated from the coding sequence ATGGCAGAAGCAATTCCTGTGCACTCCAATGCAAAGATAGCGATAATCGGCGGTTCTGGGCTCTATTCACTTTTTGAAGGGCAGACCGAAGAAGTTGAAGTGCAGACAAAGTATGGAAGTCCAAGCGGCAAGATCTCATTAGGCAAGATAAATGGCAGGGATATAGCATTTCTGCCAAGGCACGGAATAAACCATACCATACCTCCGCACAAGATAAATTACAGGGCTAATATAGAGGCACTTGCACAGCTTGGAGTCGAAAGAATCATCTCTACGACCGCAGTCGGTTCGCTAAGTGTAGAGATAGAGCCAGGAGCATTTGTATTCCCAGACCAATTCATAAATTCCACACATCGTTCCGAAGAGACCTTCTTTGACGGGCCGCAAGTAGCCCACATAAGTACCGCGGATCCGTACTGCGAAGAGATACGTTCAATAGCAATAGATGATTCAGACAATCTTGGAATAAATTACATTGATGGGGCTACAGTGGTAACCATAAACGGCCCAAGGTTCTCGACCAAGGCAGAATCAAAGATGTTCCGGTCCTTAGGGGGAGATATAATCAACATGACACAATACCCTGAGATAGCATTAGCAAGAGAAAAAGCAATGTGCTACTTTTCTATCGCCATAGTGACAGATTACGATTCAGGATTGGAGGGCAGGGAGGACATAAATCCTGTCACAACCGATGATGTAAATAGGAAGTTCGCAGAAGGCATAAAGAGCTTAAGGCTGCTTTTAGATTCGCTTGCGAAGGACATACCAGAAAAAAGAGGATGCAGCTGCTCACATGTCCTTGACAATGCATTCATGAACAAGATGTAA
- a CDS encoding ribosome assembly factor SBDS, translated as MESKIVIAKYGVGKDEFEILVDADLAYQYITNKIKDPITVLETEEIFKDARKGERQSEEKLKKAFGTTELPTIVDKILRKGNVPITTEQKNKLLEDKRKQIINIIARNAIDPRTNAPTPSLRVENAMSEARVSIDPFKSASEQIEEVIKKINMILPIKFAVAKIEVSIPPEYASRCYGVLKEYGIKSQQWLKDGSLQAAVEFPAGMQSEFFDKINKLTQGKAVTKILT; from the coding sequence ATGGAATCTAAAATAGTCATAGCAAAATATGGTGTAGGCAAAGACGAGTTTGAAATATTGGTGGATGCCGACTTGGCATACCAGTATATAACAAATAAAATAAAGGACCCCATCACAGTGCTTGAGACAGAGGAGATTTTCAAGGATGCAAGGAAGGGTGAAAGGCAGAGTGAAGAAAAGCTCAAAAAGGCATTTGGCACAACAGAACTGCCAACAATAGTGGATAAGATATTGAGGAAAGGCAATGTCCCTATAACAACAGAGCAAAAGAACAAGCTCCTAGAAGACAAGAGGAAGCAGATAATAAACATAATAGCAAGGAATGCAATAGATCCAAGGACAAACGCACCCACACCATCATTAAGAGTCGAAAATGCTATGAGCGAGGCAAGGGTTTCAATAGATCCATTCAAAAGCGCAAGTGAACAGATTGAAGAAGTGATAAAAAAGATAAACATGATTTTGCCAATAAAATTTGCAGTTGCAAAGATAGAAGTTTCTATACCTCCGGAATACGCAAGCAGATGCTATGGAGTCCTGAAGGAATACGGAATAAAATCGCAGCAATGGCTCAAGGATGGCAGTTTGCAGGCAGCTGTTGAGTTCCCTGCAGGAATGCAGTCCGAATTTTTCGACAAAATAAATAAGCTTACACAAGGTAAAGCTGTTACAAAGATTTTAACGTGA
- a CDS encoding translation initiation factor IF-2 subunit beta, protein MEDKEYTELLHNAFSKLPNLEEEHQDFVIPKVDSMIQGNKTIIKNINAIADRARRKREEISRYFEKELGVPTSLEDQRLVITGKFREEDLNKKLERYFNVYVICRECHKPDTHLENAGNGMYYLVCEACGARYSLKSY, encoded by the coding sequence TTGGAAGATAAAGAATATACAGAACTATTGCATAATGCTTTCTCGAAATTACCCAACTTGGAGGAAGAGCACCAAGATTTTGTCATACCAAAGGTAGACTCAATGATACAAGGGAACAAGACAATAATCAAGAACATTAATGCAATAGCAGACAGGGCAAGGAGGAAAAGAGAAGAGATATCAAGATACTTCGAGAAGGAATTGGGAGTCCCTACGTCATTGGAGGACCAAAGATTGGTCATCACTGGAAAATTCAGAGAAGAAGATCTGAACAAAAAGCTGGAGAGGTATTTCAATGTGTATGTTATATGCAGAGAATGCCATAAGCCCGATACCCATCTGGAGAATGCGGGGAATGGGATGTACTATCTAGTATGCGAGGCGTGTGGTGCAAGGTATAGCCTAAAGAGCTACTGA
- a CDS encoding translation initiation factor eIF-1A translates to MMYNRKSNPNSPPPQLRIPKGNETAGKVAKVVGASKFIVNCADGKERLCDIPGRFRRRFWIKEGDTVLIQPWSVQSDKRGDIIWKYSIMDVDKLHSKNYI, encoded by the coding sequence ATGATGTATAATAGAAAAAGCAATCCAAACTCTCCTCCACCTCAATTGAGGATTCCAAAAGGCAATGAGACAGCAGGCAAAGTCGCAAAAGTTGTTGGGGCCTCAAAGTTCATAGTGAACTGTGCAGATGGCAAAGAGCGCCTTTGCGATATACCTGGCAGGTTCAGGCGTAGATTCTGGATAAAGGAAGGAGATACCGTTCTGATACAACCGTGGTCTGTCCAGAGCGATAAAAGAGGGGATATAATATGGAAATACAGCATAATGGATGTAGATAAGCTGCATTCTAAAAATTATATATAA
- a CDS encoding Rpp14/Pop5 family protein: protein MREKHRYVLVKSSETIKALLGSEYTKDPGKAFSKLMNRYLLFELGDVHYSDANPQVAAILDDKTFILKVLLNGFRDSVIGLAFINKVNNIPVSFTTLKSSGTIKSIKTYYKSKL, encoded by the coding sequence ATGAGGGAGAAGCACAGGTATGTACTGGTAAAGTCTTCTGAAACAATAAAGGCACTGCTAGGGAGTGAGTATACCAAAGATCCAGGCAAAGCGTTTTCAAAGTTGATGAACAGGTACTTATTATTTGAGCTTGGAGATGTACATTATTCGGATGCCAATCCACAAGTTGCAGCCATCCTTGACGATAAGACATTCATATTGAAGGTGCTCCTTAATGGATTCAGGGATAGTGTTATAGGATTGGCGTTTATAAACAAGGTTAACAACATTCCCGTTTCTTTTACGACTCTTAAAAGCTCTGGAACTATAAAATCCATAAAAACCTATTACAAATCGAAGCTCTGA
- a CDS encoding 50S ribosomal protein L24, producing the protein MKCSYCSKEIKKGTGILYVFRTGKVNYFCSNRCYVNSIVLRRKYNRKESSKAKETDLSRVIKAEAKEQK; encoded by the coding sequence ATGAAGTGCTCCTATTGTTCAAAAGAGATAAAGAAAGGGACAGGAATACTATACGTTTTCAGGACTGGAAAGGTAAATTATTTCTGCTCCAATAGGTGCTATGTCAACAGCATAGTGCTAAGGAGAAAATACAACAGGAAAGAATCCTCAAAGGCAAAGGAAACCGATCTCTCGAGGGTCATAAAAGCAGAAGCCAAAGAGCAGAAATGA
- the rps28e gene encoding 30S ribosomal protein S28e (the function of S28E in the ribosome is unknown but the structure shows a variants OB-fold that is found in nucleic acid-binding proteins) translates to MSESQLPAPQFSGFLAEIVSIDMKHKTGMYGEVYLVSCKILEGKDKGRIIRRNMIGPAKPGDVIRLPDTSREAREIKVK, encoded by the coding sequence ATGTCAGAATCTCAATTGCCTGCACCCCAGTTCTCAGGTTTCCTTGCTGAAATAGTCAGCATAGACATGAAGCACAAGACTGGGATGTATGGGGAAGTATACCTGGTATCGTGCAAGATACTTGAAGGAAAGGACAAGGGCAGGATTATAAGGAGAAATATGATAGGCCCTGCAAAGCCAGGAGATGTTATAAGGCTTCCAGATACAAGCAGAGAAGCGAGAGAGATAAAGGTAAAATGA
- a CDS encoding elongation factor EF-2: MVRKEYIVEEIVKIMKNTDQIRNVAIIAHVHHGKTTLTDSLLARAGLISKAAAGDALYTNYEAIEKDRKMTIKSANISLGFPYNGKDYIINLIDTPGHVDFGGGVTKAMRAIDGVILVVDPVEGIMPQTETVLKQALKEKAKPVLFINKVDRLLTELKLSPEDTFARISALIGSINRLIDKNVPEEFKGQWKVSVEDGSVAMGSAYKKWAISKLIMEKYHTTFKDIFALTAAGDEKKLQEVGPIDEAVLAMIIDHLPSPKTAQSYRIPHIWKGDMNSEIGKSMSLVDDNGKAVGVVFNLTYDQHSGEVVVARIFSGTIKKGTEVHISGQASTQRVQMVGIYMGPDRIIVDEIPAGNIAAIIGLKDLSIGDTLSEEEIEPFDQITHYSKPVVTKAIEAKDSRDTSKLIEALRELSKEDPTIQVEINQETGEHLVSGMGELHLEIIETKLRDNFKIQIISSPPIVIYRETIAQKAGPVESKTPNRHSRFYMTAEPLPDSVQKAIDDGIIREGKPKGQSAIEDLVSAGLDRAIAKNTVDVYNKCILADMTHGVQYMNEVMELLIDGFEEAIKDGPLAREKCAGVLISIVDATIHEDPVHRGPAQVIPASRNGVYASMLEAGVFLLEPMQIYTIESPQDYMSGLITFVQSRRGQVQEITQVGEDVKLVSKMPVADTLKGFSNDMRSLTQGRATWYTEFAGFEKLPTNIQPQIVREIRSRKGQPPEPPKASDFLE, encoded by the coding sequence ATGGTAAGAAAAGAGTATATTGTTGAAGAAATAGTAAAGATAATGAAGAATACAGACCAGATAAGGAATGTAGCAATCATAGCACACGTCCATCATGGAAAAACTACATTGACAGATTCATTGCTGGCAAGGGCGGGCCTTATATCAAAGGCGGCTGCAGGAGATGCATTGTACACGAATTATGAGGCTATAGAAAAGGATAGGAAGATGACTATTAAGTCTGCCAACATATCATTAGGTTTTCCTTATAACGGAAAGGACTACATAATAAACCTTATAGATACCCCCGGGCACGTAGATTTTGGCGGAGGTGTTACCAAAGCAATGCGTGCAATAGACGGAGTCATTCTTGTTGTAGATCCCGTAGAAGGGATAATGCCCCAGACTGAAACAGTGCTAAAGCAGGCGTTGAAAGAAAAAGCAAAGCCAGTTCTATTCATAAACAAAGTCGATAGGCTTCTAACCGAACTTAAGCTCAGCCCCGAAGACACATTCGCAAGGATATCCGCCTTGATAGGAAGCATAAACAGGCTTATAGACAAGAATGTGCCCGAGGAATTCAAAGGCCAATGGAAAGTAAGCGTGGAAGACGGAAGCGTTGCAATGGGTTCGGCTTACAAGAAATGGGCGATATCAAAGCTCATAATGGAAAAGTACCATACAACATTCAAGGACATATTCGCATTGACTGCAGCAGGTGACGAAAAGAAGCTGCAGGAAGTCGGGCCTATAGATGAAGCAGTATTGGCTATGATAATAGACCATTTGCCAAGCCCAAAAACTGCACAATCATACAGAATACCTCATATATGGAAAGGAGATATGAACAGCGAAATCGGAAAGTCCATGTCTCTTGTCGACGACAATGGCAAAGCGGTAGGTGTAGTATTCAACTTAACATATGACCAGCACAGCGGAGAAGTGGTCGTGGCAAGGATATTCTCAGGGACCATCAAGAAAGGTACTGAAGTCCACATCTCAGGCCAAGCCTCAACCCAAAGGGTACAGATGGTAGGGATATACATGGGCCCCGACAGGATTATCGTAGATGAGATACCTGCAGGCAACATAGCTGCCATAATAGGCTTAAAGGACCTTAGCATAGGGGATACCTTAAGCGAAGAAGAAATAGAACCTTTTGATCAGATAACCCACTATTCAAAACCTGTAGTCACAAAAGCGATAGAAGCCAAGGATTCCAGGGATACATCAAAGCTTATAGAGGCATTGAGGGAATTGTCAAAAGAGGATCCGACTATACAAGTAGAAATAAACCAGGAGACAGGAGAGCACTTGGTAAGTGGTATGGGAGAGCTGCACCTTGAGATAATTGAAACCAAGCTGCGCGACAATTTCAAGATCCAGATAATCTCAAGCCCTCCTATAGTAATCTACAGGGAGACGATAGCCCAGAAGGCGGGCCCTGTTGAGAGCAAGACTCCAAACAGGCATTCTAGATTTTACATGACTGCCGAGCCTCTTCCAGATTCTGTCCAGAAAGCGATAGATGATGGAATAATAAGAGAAGGCAAGCCCAAAGGGCAATCTGCAATAGAAGACCTTGTTTCAGCGGGGCTGGACAGGGCGATTGCAAAGAACACCGTAGACGTCTACAACAAATGCATACTTGCAGATATGACCCACGGAGTCCAGTACATGAACGAGGTAATGGAGCTTCTGATAGACGGATTCGAGGAAGCGATAAAGGACGGCCCATTGGCAAGAGAGAAATGCGCAGGTGTACTCATCAGCATAGTTGACGCAACAATACACGAGGACCCAGTACACAGAGGGCCTGCACAGGTAATTCCTGCATCAAGGAACGGTGTATACGCATCAATGCTGGAAGCAGGTGTGTTCCTTCTCGAGCCTATGCAGATATATACAATCGAATCGCCTCAGGACTATATGTCCGGGTTGATAACGTTCGTCCAGAGCAGGAGGGGGCAGGTCCAGGAGATAACACAGGTAGGAGAAGATGTAAAGCTGGTGTCAAAGATGCCGGTTGCAGATACTCTTAAAGGGTTTTCGAATGATATGAGAAGCCTTACCCAAGGAAGGGCTACCTGGTACACAGAGTTTGCAGGATTTGAAAAGCTGCCTACAAATATACAGCCACAGATAGTAAGAGAGATAAGGTCAAGGAAGGGACAGCCTCCAGAGCCTCCAAAGGCATCCGATTTCCTCGAATGA
- a CDS encoding LamG-like jellyroll fold domain-containing protein, whose translation MDWLRSKSDMALNSKKRLSTNYKSQSAMEYLMTYGWAILVIAIILAALYTLGIFNPLTFEPRLQPGGCYVERPYGPGQASGLSLVGECGYLLPKFVGGFNGKDSNVSASLTTLEYLNTGKFSVSAWIYVNGPTSMGEQMPISIGDDVCSSTYGPEDNGTILLAAPAYPASINLFYSPSTGTPVVFDSGNPDYFKAAACVYNKTYGGAQWAYTNYPFGHYKAWYFVAETYNGTYLDLYINGRLVNKTYAPGYTNLPTNYISLGNMDSPLMSGRFWFNGSISNVQIYNASLGSAVISDMYDENIAGAPVDLINLVSWIPLNGNENDYSGNTAGGKFYSGNFNGGWVDNYNYFDR comes from the coding sequence GTGGACTGGTTAAGATCTAAATCAGACATGGCGCTTAATTCTAAAAAAAGATTGTCGACTAATTATAAATCGCAGAGCGCTATGGAATACCTTATGACATATGGGTGGGCCATTTTAGTTATAGCAATAATACTTGCTGCATTATATACTTTAGGGATATTCAATCCGCTCACGTTTGAGCCAAGGCTTCAGCCAGGGGGCTGTTACGTGGAAAGGCCTTATGGACCGGGCCAAGCTTCTGGGCTTTCTTTGGTTGGTGAATGTGGATACCTGCTGCCTAAATTTGTAGGAGGGTTTAATGGAAAGGACAGCAATGTGAGCGCATCACTTACCACTTTGGAGTACCTTAATACGGGAAAGTTTTCTGTAAGTGCTTGGATTTATGTTAATGGCCCTACTTCAATGGGAGAGCAAATGCCAATATCAATAGGCGATGATGTCTGCTCTAGTACATATGGTCCTGAAGACAATGGAACTATACTTCTGGCTGCTCCCGCATATCCTGCTTCAATAAACTTGTTTTATTCTCCTTCGACTGGTACACCTGTGGTGTTTGACTCTGGAAACCCTGATTACTTCAAGGCAGCTGCTTGCGTTTACAATAAAACTTATGGCGGTGCGCAGTGGGCGTATACAAATTACCCTTTTGGGCATTACAAGGCTTGGTACTTCGTCGCAGAAACCTACAATGGCACTTATCTGGACCTTTACATAAATGGCAGATTAGTCAATAAAACTTACGCACCGGGCTATACAAATCTCCCTACCAATTACATTTCTTTGGGAAATATGGATTCCCCGCTTATGTCCGGCAGGTTCTGGTTCAACGGATCAATTTCGAATGTGCAGATATACAATGCTTCATTGGGCTCTGCTGTGATATCGGACATGTACGATGAGAATATAGCTGGCGCTCCGGTTGATTTGATTAATCTGGTATCATGGATACCGCTTAATGGGAACGAAAACGATTATTCGGGGAATACGGCAGGCGGGAAGTTCTACAGCGGAAACTTCAATGGAGGATGGGTAGACAACTACAACTACTTTGACAGATGA